Within the Rhodothermales bacterium genome, the region TTTGGTGGGCGTCGAGACGTTGAACGAAAGATCCGCCGCAAGGATCGTGAGAAGCACGAATGATTCGCATCAGGTACCTTGGAAAATCGACGTTCCTCTTCATCTTTAAGATGAATCCATGCGCCTCCGTACTCGCGTGAAAAGATTCCAGGATTCTCCCCTCCGGCTAGGAATTCTCGCCCTGGCAGGCAGCTTCGTATTGCTGCCCACACCGGCCGCATCGCAGAAAACGGCGACTTATCAAACTCATTCGACGAGCGAACTCCGCGATCTGGTGGAAGTGTACAGCACGGACAGAGATGCACTCCTTCGACGCTGGAATGTCGCTTTTTCTTCGGCTCGGCGCGAGCGAATGAGGTCATTCTACGAGCAATGGCAGCACGACCTCCAGTCACTGGACTACGAAGGGCTCAGTACCGAGGGACGTATCGACGCGACTCTGCTAAAGAACCGCATTCGCTACGAACTCCAGTTGCTTCTCCGAGAGATGACTCTGCGCAAGGATATGGACGACCTGGTTCCTTTCGCCGACAGCGTGATAGAACTGCAGGAGGCCCGACATCGTTTTGTGAGTGTTGATGCCGGCGGCGCAGCGACTCAGCTTGCCGGAATTCCCGCAGCGATCGAGCAAATGAGAACTCGGCTGTCCGATCCATCGGCGGCTGGGATGCCCTCACGGATCGTCGCGCTGCGAACCGCGAACTGGCTGGAGCAGCTTGTCGAAGAGTTGGAGAACTGGTACGAACACTACGCGGAGTTCGACCCCACCTTCACATGGTGGACGAAGCAGCCCGCCCGGCAGGCTACGGAATCGATTCGCGAGTATGCCGACTTCCTCAGAAGAGAAGTGGTCGGATTCACCGAGGATGAGGATCCGCCCATCGTTGGCGACCCGATCGGTGCGGATGGGCTCGGGGCCGACCTCCAACATGAGATGATACCATATAGGGCCGCGGAGTTAGTAGAGATTGCCGATCTCGAATATGCGTGGTGTGAACGAGAAATGCGCGCGGCCTCAGCCGAGCTGGGTTACGGTGATGATTGGAA harbors:
- a CDS encoding DUF885 family protein, which encodes MRLRTRVKRFQDSPLRLGILALAGSFVLLPTPAASQKTATYQTHSTSELRDLVEVYSTDRDALLRRWNVAFSSARRERMRSFYEQWQHDLQSLDYEGLSTEGRIDATLLKNRIRYELQLLLREMTLRKDMDDLVPFADSVIELQEARHRFVSVDAGGAATQLAGIPAAIEQMRTRLSDPSAAGMPSRIVALRTANWLEQLVEELENWYEHYAEFDPTFTWWTKQPARQATESIREYADFLRREVVGFTEDEDPPIVGDPIGADGLGADLQHEMIPYRAAELVEIADLEYAWCEREMRAASAELGYGDDWKAALEHVKTLHVAPGAQPELVRQLAHEAVDFLRKNDLLTIPPLAEEVWRMTMLSPERQKVAPFFLGGEVVQVSYPTSEMAHADKLMSMRGNNIHFSRAVVHHELIPGHHLQGFMTSR